The Pseudomonadota bacterium genome segment AAACCGTGAAATGGTCGCGGCCGAGTTGATAAATGTAAAAGGGGTGATTCCCCTTGATCAGGGTGGTAAAGGTTTTATGAATTACCTGCGAATCAGCGGACCAGTGTTCTTTCATGGCTAAAAGAGTTTTTTCGAGTCAAGAAGAATGGTTACCGGGCCATCGTTGATGAGACCGACCTGCATCATAGCCTGAAATTTCCCGGTGGAAACATTGGGGACGTGAGTGCGCAACCTGTTGACAAAGTGATTGTACAATTTTTCGGCAAGTTCCGGAGATGCCGCATTATTGTAGGAGGGTCGCCTGCCTTTGCGGCAGTCGCCGAACAGGGTGAATTGAGAAACAACAAGGATGCCGCCGCCAATGTCAGAAACCGAGAGATTCATCCGGTCCTCCTGGTCGGGGAATATCCTGAGGCTGGCGGTTTTATCTGCCAGATAATTACTGTCGCTTTCGGTGTCAGTATCTTCAACCCCCAGAAGAACAAGCAGGCCACCCAGAATATTGCCGACGATCATATCGTCTACTGTTACCGAGGCTTCGCTCACTCGCTGTACCACTGCGCGCATATTCGTTCCGGATAATAATAATCTTGATCAAGGGTATAAAAATCAAACTGCCATGTCTAATCTTTCTGCATGTCCTGCAATTCAAGATCCAGTGCCTGCACCGAAAGGAGTATTTCCCGAAAAGAGATCAACAGGGAGAGCATCATCAGGACCAGGCTGCATGCGAAAATGATTTTACCGGCCAGGATCTTGCCGGCGAAAAGAACAAAAAGGCATAATACACAGGCAAAAAGGCTTGCCACGCCAAAAGCCTGCATATTTCTGATCAGGATGACGCGTCTTCGCAGGCTGCTGATCTGGCCGGCAATAATCTGGTCTGGGTGTACCCTGTATTGGGAATGCAAGGTCCTGATCCGGCCGCCCAACGTGTTAAAGCGGTTCGTATAGGCAACAAGGAGCAGCGATATTGCCGGGAACAGCAGGGCCGGGGTTGTGAGAGTTATGTCCATCGTCGTAAAATTCAATTTTGGGCGGCGAATTAAAAGGGCTCCGCCTGGTTTTAATGTTTAACGGGGTTCAGGTTGCCAAGTAAGTACTGTAATAGTGCCGCGCCGGAAATAGCTGCGGTTTCTGCCCTCATCACCAGAGTCCCAAGACTTGACGAGGTATAACCGTGCTGCCGGGCGAGTTCCACCTCGTCAGGAGTAAAGCCACCCTCCGGGCCGGTCAGGAAAAGAACAGAATCCGGTCTGGCTGCCGATAAATTTGTCTCAATATCGCGTAAACCAACTTTATTTTCATCTTCATAGAAGATAATTTTGAAACCCGAGTTTTCAGGGTCGGCAATGAGTTGGTCGAAGTTTAGCAACGGCTTGATAACCGGTGGCACCGGCCTGCCACATTGTTTGCAGGCTTCAGCCGAGATTTTTTGCAGCCGCTGCCCTTTGTTGCCGGTTATTTCCTGTGCCGTATTGTATCTTGAGATAAAAGGCTGGATTGTTTTTACTCCGAGTTCAGTTGCTTTCTGAACAACCAGTTCCATTTTTTTTCCGGTCAGCAGGGCCATTCCAAGATGGAGGAATGGCGGGCGCTCCGTCTCTTTCAGGGAGGAGCTGATTGTAACCAGGACCTCTTTTTTTGTGGTGGAGGTGATATCTGCATCGTAAATATTTCCGGTGCCATCGAAAAGGGCAATCTTTTTCCCGGGTTTCAAGCGAAGGACCTGGAGGATATGACGGGCTTCCTCTCCGCGGATAATTCCTTCGGAATCATGTATCTCGGAAGGGGCTATGAAGAAACGTCTCATTTTGATTCGTCGGGCAGGGTTGAGGGTTGGATGGTTTTCTGAAGACGGAGCGCGGACCATTCACCTGAAATGCGTTCGGATTCGGTTCTGATCCCGAGCTGGTCATACACTCCTGAAATATTTCGGGATTGATCTCCAGCCAGAATACCGGCCATTATCAGGGAGCCGTTTCGGGCGAGCAATCCGTTTATGGTCGGGGCCATTTCAACCAGTGTATTGTGAATGATGTTGGCAATCACAAGATCGAAAGGTCCCTCAAGTGAATCAAGTCCGGTAATTTCGGCTTCAATGTTTTCGGTCAGGTTGTTTGCCGAAATGTTTTCAACGGAAGCGGCAACGGCATCGGGATCGTTGTCGATGGCGATGACGTTTTTGCAACCGAGACAGGCGCAGCATATGGCCAGAATGCCGGTGCCGGTGCCGATATCAAGGACCCTTTCCGGTAGAGATTCCCGGGAGGTGATGTGCTCTTCGATGAGGGATGCCGCAAGTCTGGTGCTGGCGTGAAGGCCTGTTCCGAAAGCCATGCCGGGATCGATCTCAATGATTTTTTCGCCATTTTTCGGAGAGTAGGATTCCCAGGTTGGTTTTATCACCAGCGTATCGGTCAGCTTGAATGGCTTGAAATTTTCCTTCCATTTCCGGCCCCAATCTTCGTCGGCAACAGGAGCCTGCCTTAAAATAGGGCTTGGATGTTCGGGGAATAGATCGGCGAGGTCCTGCAGATAGCAACGGGCTGCGGTCAGGGAGTGTTGAAGTGACAGGGCCTCGCTGTCAAGATAGGCGACAATCACCGCAACATCGCTCCTGCCGGTTTCGTGATCGCGGATTTCGACACCGCAGCCGGTGAGGTCGTTGAAGTAGGTGGCTATGTTTTCGCTCATCTCAAAGGCGCACTCAATTTCAAGTTTCTGCCAGGTCGTAGTCGTCATGGGTTATAATCTATTGATTCAATTTTTATGTGAAGTATGATTCTGTGGCGCGGAATCACAGGGTATAATTTAACAGTGCTTACTGTCTCATATGACTATATACAATACTATTATATGGCTGTGTTTATTTTTTGGGAAACAGATCTGCAGGGCTTTCGATGAATAATATGAAATTACAGGAACTTCTGGAAAAAGTGCGTGACGGCAGCTGTGATATTGCTGAGGCCATGTTAACTCTGAAGCACATGCCCGGGGAATCCCTGGGTTTTGCCTGCATTGATCATCATCGC includes the following:
- the dtd gene encoding D-tyrosyl-tRNA(Tyr) deacylase, which gives rise to MRAVVQRVSEASVTVDDMIVGNILGGLLVLLGVEDTDTESDSNYLADKTASLRIFPDQEDRMNLSVSDIGGGILVVSQFTLFGDCRKGRRPSYNNAASPELAEKLYNHFVNRLRTHVPNVSTGKFQAMMQVGLINDGPVTILLDSKKLF
- a CDS encoding DUF2721 domain-containing protein, which encodes MDITLTTPALLFPAISLLLVAYTNRFNTLGGRIRTLHSQYRVHPDQIIAGQISSLRRRVILIRNMQAFGVASLFACVLCLFVLFAGKILAGKIIFACSLVLMMLSLLISFREILLSVQALDLELQDMQKD
- a CDS encoding 16S rRNA (uracil(1498)-N(3))-methyltransferase; translated protein: MRRFFIAPSEIHDSEGIIRGEEARHILQVLRLKPGKKIALFDGTGNIYDADITSTTKKEVLVTISSSLKETERPPFLHLGMALLTGKKMELVVQKATELGVKTIQPFISRYNTAQEITGNKGQRLQKISAEACKQCGRPVPPVIKPLLNFDQLIADPENSGFKIIFYEDENKVGLRDIETNLSAARPDSVLFLTGPEGGFTPDEVELARQHGYTSSSLGTLVMRAETAAISGAALLQYLLGNLNPVKH
- a CDS encoding 50S ribosomal protein L11 methyltransferase: MTTTTWQKLEIECAFEMSENIATYFNDLTGCGVEIRDHETGRSDVAVIVAYLDSEALSLQHSLTAARCYLQDLADLFPEHPSPILRQAPVADEDWGRKWKENFKPFKLTDTLVIKPTWESYSPKNGEKIIEIDPGMAFGTGLHASTRLAASLIEEHITSRESLPERVLDIGTGTGILAICCACLGCKNVIAIDNDPDAVAASVENISANNLTENIEAEITGLDSLEGPFDLVIANIIHNTLVEMAPTINGLLARNGSLIMAGILAGDQSRNISGVYDQLGIRTESERISGEWSALRLQKTIQPSTLPDESK